TATTTACCGATCTGAATTGCGAATCGTGTTTCAAGTTCTGGCTCGACGCCCGACCTTGGGTCGACAGCGGTAAGGTGCGACTCCGGCATATCCTTGTCGGGTTGCGCGGGCCGGAAAGTGCCGGTCGTGCCGCGGAAGTCCTGACCGCCGCTGACCCTTCCTCCGTCTTTCTCAAGCGAGTGGACGAATGCGCGATGAAGGCGGCCCACCCGCATCTGCCCTGGGCGTTCCGTTGCGAGATGCCGACAGCCTCCGCTACCGAAGTCGTCCAGCACCAGATGGATGGCAACATGCGCGTGCTGAGGCAGTTCGGATTCAATCAGCTACCTGCGCTCGTCTGGATCGACCAGCACGGTGAGTTGAGAAAGCAGATCGGGGTGCCCGAGGACACGCTCATGAGCATCTTCGAGCAATGACGGCCAGGATCGCACGGCCGGCCATGGCGCGAAGCAGTGTTCTGCGCAAGGTCGCGGCCGGCACTGCCAGGGACGGGCGGCTATCGGTCGGTCTTTCGAGAAGTCGCCGGTACGGCGCGGACCCGCCAAGTGGCGAAGGCAGCCAGCGACCGGCCCGTTTTCTTGCTCGCCTGTCTATTGGGGCTGACCTAAAAATAGCTCGTAGCCAAACAGTGCGGCACTGCCTCCCGTATGGACGAAGATGACGTTCTCATGCTTGGCATAGCGACCCGATCGAACGTAGTGAATCAGGGCGGCCATGCTCTTCCCCGTGTAGACCGGGTCCAGCAGAATGCCTTCATGGCGTGCCACGAGATCAATCGCCTCTCTGACCGCGGGCGTCGGCAGGCCGTATCCCGGCCCAATGAA
This region of Cupriavidus sp. EM10 genomic DNA includes:
- the dsbG gene encoding thiol:disulfide interchange protein DsbG, producing MIGTMLDMAGREAGKSDVVAAVRVSLSNAVMEQLASTTWIGEGRADAPRIVYVFTDLNCESCFKFWLDARPWVDSGKVRLRHILVGLRGPESAGRAAEVLTAADPSSVFLKRVDECAMKAAHPHLPWAFRCEMPTASATEVVQHQMDGNMRVLRQFGFNQLPALVWIDQHGELRKQIGVPEDTLMSIFEQ